A single region of the Blastopirellula marina genome encodes:
- the alaS gene encoding alanine--tRNA ligase: protein MKTDELREKYLSFFETKGHTRCPSDVLVPTWDPSVLFTPAGMNQFKDHFLGRVKLDFTKATTCQKCLRTGDIDNVGRTAYHHTFFEMLGNFSFGDYFKEEAIHWAWEFLTDKKWLAINPDQLSVTVYKDDDEAANIWHEKIGLPFSRIERLDEDENFWPASAPSQGPDGVCGPCSEIYFTPADGKKVEIWNLVFTQFNRVGDPPNNLEPLPSKNIDTGMGLERTAATLQGVTTNYHIDILRPIVEAASEICGVKYDPASDNGRRLRRITDHIRACTMAVHENVYPGANKEKYVIRRLLRRAVLDGHQMGMHQPFAYQLVDKIVEMMKTPYPDLQDSVTRVKNVIKSEEENFLHSLDDGIARSEKIFSGMRSANRTVVNGDEAAELYQTFGFPPELFEQVAIEHGFTFDWVGYKKAMEEFGERSGGEQVKLFETGPIESLKNSVRSTEFVGYDNETTDVTIKGIVTAAEGDGESQLVDDFSTTGPEHKLVVVLDKTPFYGESGGQVGDKGRIYSDDFEFIVTDTQKDSDLFLHEGYLAKGTISTDTTAKAQVDTTRRAAIKRAHSATHILHHALQKTLGSHAQQQGSKVEDDLLRFDFTNMEPIALDQLTTIESDVNAKVVDGGTVKWETVPLAKARELGAMMLFGEKYPDPVRMVTMGDFSRELCGGTHLTDTKQVEAFEVISEESVSAGVRRIIALTGDKAKEYREKVDHSLDAMAKTLKCDVPNIPEAVRSLTGYVRDLKKAVNGSGKAPEAPAAIKPYSGKAVDYYHRKEMLKESARLLNSPLFESAERVATLYHEVDKLKHQLTEREKSGTLSGDDLLAKATTVGNTSVVVADVPGANANLMRQLIDQIRKSTESSAVMLFAAAEEGKVTIVAGLSKSLTDSGKKAGDWVKEPAAIVGGSGGGRPDMAQAGGKDAEQIPAAMAKAEELAKTLFA, encoded by the coding sequence ATGAAAACCGACGAACTACGCGAAAAGTACCTCAGCTTTTTCGAGACCAAAGGACACACGCGTTGCCCGAGCGACGTTCTGGTTCCCACTTGGGACCCCTCGGTTCTGTTCACCCCTGCCGGGATGAACCAATTTAAGGATCACTTTCTCGGTCGCGTGAAGCTCGACTTCACCAAGGCCACCACCTGCCAGAAGTGTCTGCGCACCGGCGACATCGACAACGTCGGCCGTACCGCCTATCACCACACCTTCTTCGAGATGCTGGGCAACTTCAGCTTCGGCGACTACTTCAAAGAAGAAGCGATCCACTGGGCTTGGGAATTTCTGACCGATAAGAAATGGCTCGCGATCAATCCCGATCAGCTGAGCGTCACCGTCTACAAAGACGACGACGAAGCAGCTAACATCTGGCACGAAAAGATCGGCCTGCCTTTCAGCCGAATCGAACGCCTGGACGAAGACGAAAACTTCTGGCCAGCCAGCGCCCCCAGCCAAGGTCCCGACGGCGTTTGCGGTCCGTGCAGCGAAATCTACTTCACCCCGGCCGACGGCAAGAAGGTCGAGATCTGGAATCTCGTCTTCACGCAGTTCAATCGCGTAGGGGATCCGCCGAATAACCTCGAACCACTACCAAGCAAGAATATCGACACCGGTATGGGGCTCGAACGCACCGCGGCTACCCTGCAAGGCGTCACCACCAACTACCACATCGACATCCTGCGTCCGATCGTGGAAGCCGCCAGCGAGATCTGCGGCGTGAAGTACGACCCGGCTTCCGATAACGGCCGCCGCCTGCGTCGTATCACCGATCACATTCGCGCGTGCACCATGGCCGTTCACGAGAACGTTTACCCTGGTGCCAATAAAGAGAAGTACGTTATCCGCCGCCTGCTTCGCCGGGCTGTGCTCGACGGTCACCAGATGGGCATGCACCAGCCGTTCGCTTATCAGTTGGTCGACAAAATCGTCGAGATGATGAAGACGCCGTACCCGGATCTGCAAGACTCGGTCACACGAGTGAAGAACGTGATCAAGAGTGAAGAAGAAAACTTCCTCCACTCGCTGGACGACGGCATTGCCCGCAGTGAAAAGATCTTCTCCGGCATGCGTTCCGCCAACCGCACCGTCGTCAACGGCGACGAAGCCGCTGAACTGTACCAGACGTTCGGCTTCCCACCGGAACTGTTTGAACAGGTTGCCATCGAGCATGGCTTCACGTTTGACTGGGTCGGCTACAAGAAAGCGATGGAAGAATTCGGCGAGCGTTCCGGCGGCGAGCAAGTGAAGCTGTTCGAAACCGGTCCGATCGAGTCCCTCAAGAACTCGGTTCGTTCGACCGAATTTGTCGGCTACGACAACGAAACCACCGATGTCACCATCAAAGGCATTGTGACCGCGGCTGAAGGAGACGGTGAGTCGCAACTGGTTGACGACTTCAGCACCACCGGTCCAGAGCACAAGCTGGTCGTCGTGCTCGACAAGACTCCGTTTTACGGCGAGTCCGGCGGTCAGGTCGGCGACAAGGGACGCATTTACTCGGACGATTTCGAGTTTATCGTCACCGACACGCAAAAGGACAGCGATCTGTTCCTGCACGAAGGTTACCTGGCGAAAGGGACGATCTCGACCGACACCACCGCCAAGGCTCAGGTCGACACCACGCGCCGCGCGGCTATCAAGCGGGCACACTCCGCTACGCACATTCTGCATCACGCGTTGCAGAAGACGCTCGGTTCGCACGCCCAACAGCAAGGCTCGAAGGTGGAAGACGACCTCCTCCGGTTCGACTTCACCAACATGGAGCCGATCGCCCTCGATCAGCTGACCACTATCGAATCCGATGTGAACGCGAAGGTGGTCGACGGCGGCACGGTCAAATGGGAAACGGTTCCCCTGGCCAAGGCCCGCGAACTGGGCGCGATGATGCTGTTCGGTGAAAAGTACCCCGACCCGGTCCGTATGGTCACCATGGGTGACTTCAGCCGCGAACTGTGCGGCGGTACGCACCTGACCGATACCAAACAGGTCGAAGCGTTCGAGGTCATTAGCGAAGAAAGCGTCTCCGCAGGTGTCCGCCGTATCATCGCGTTGACCGGCGACAAGGCGAAGGAGTATCGCGAAAAGGTCGACCACTCGCTCGATGCGATGGCCAAGACGCTCAAGTGTGACGTGCCCAACATTCCCGAAGCCGTTCGCAGTCTGACTGGCTACGTGCGTGACTTGAAGAAGGCGGTCAACGGCAGCGGTAAAGCCCCGGAAGCTCCTGCCGCAATTAAGCCATATAGTGGCAAGGCCGTCGATTACTATCACCGCAAAGAGATGCTGAAGGAATCGGCCCGTCTACTCAATAGCCCGCTGTTCGAGTCGGCTGAGCGTGTCGCAACCCTGTACCATGAAGTCGACAAGCTGAAGCATCAGCTGACCGAACGTGAAAAATCGGGCACGCTTTCAGGCGATGACCTGCTGGCCAAGGCCACCACGGTCGGCAACACCAGTGTCGTCGTTGCCGATGTCCCAGGTGCCAATGCCAACCTGATGCGGCAACTGATCGACCAGATCCGCAAGAGCACCGAATCCTCGGCCGTCATGCTGTTCGCAGCTGCCGAAGAAGGTAAGGTCACCATCGTTGCCGGCCTCAGCAAGTCCCTCACCGATAGCGGCAAGAAGGCAGGCGACTGGGTCAAAGAGCCAGCCGCCATCGTCGGCGGTTCCGGCGGCGGTCGCCCGGATATGGCTCAGGCCGGTGGTAAAGACGCCGAGCAGATTCCAGCCGCGATGGCCAAGGCCGAAGAGCTGGCGAAGACGTTGTTTGCTTAG
- a CDS encoding BON domain-containing protein — translation MQTMTAVASNVHQALSASPHFPGRHLQVEDSEGRVVLKGRVVSYFQKQMAQETVRRLDGVHEVENQLEVDWR, via the coding sequence ATGCAAACTATGACCGCCGTGGCCAGTAACGTTCACCAGGCCCTTTCCGCCAGCCCGCACTTTCCTGGTCGACATCTTCAAGTCGAAGACAGCGAAGGTCGCGTCGTGTTGAAGGGTCGCGTCGTTAGCTATTTCCAAAAGCAAATGGCCCAGGAAACCGTTCGCCGGTTGGACGGCGTGCATGAAGTCGAAAATCAACTGGAAGTCGATTGGCGTTAA
- a CDS encoding undecaprenyl-phosphate glucose phosphotransferase codes for MSNPLRQIQHKSTLLDGLYRVADAAAIIVGMILAVMGAGGFPTVDHHMAVAAALAIFYVVAEFTGVYRNWRGVSTEREIWCGAMTWAVSLAMLVLLATVFRYDHPFDRYTLVSWFLTTPLLLTVSRMIIRAVLRWMLANGMNQHGVAIVGVNELSIQLAENIKDTPDLGMRVAGFYDDRPSERLPQIPASLGTCVGNLHDLVEAAKRGEVQRIYITFPMRAESRIRNVLNHLGDTTASVYIVPDFFVFEILHSRWSDIRGLPVVSVYENPLLGVDGVLKRVSDIVLASLALLVLAIPMALVALAVKLTSKGPVFFRQRRYGLDGQEILVWKFRSMTVCEDGPNVKQAQKNDSRLTPIGGFLRKSSVDELPQLFNVLSGTMSLVGPRPHASAHNEQYRKLIHHYMLRHKVKPGITGLAQVRGWRGETDTVEKMERRVQCDHEYIRTWSIWLDLRILFETVWVVLGRKNAY; via the coding sequence ATGAGTAATCCACTCCGTCAGATTCAGCACAAATCGACTCTCCTCGATGGGCTCTACCGCGTAGCGGACGCTGCGGCGATCATCGTGGGGATGATCCTGGCCGTCATGGGGGCCGGTGGATTTCCCACCGTCGATCATCACATGGCAGTGGCCGCGGCTCTGGCAATTTTCTATGTGGTGGCCGAGTTCACCGGCGTGTACCGCAATTGGCGAGGTGTTTCAACCGAGCGCGAAATCTGGTGCGGGGCGATGACCTGGGCCGTTTCACTGGCGATGCTTGTCTTGCTGGCGACCGTCTTCCGCTACGATCACCCCTTTGACCGCTACACGCTCGTATCGTGGTTTTTGACCACGCCGCTGCTGCTTACCGTTTCGCGAATGATCATCCGTGCGGTGCTGCGCTGGATGCTTGCCAACGGAATGAATCAACATGGAGTGGCAATCGTCGGCGTGAACGAACTGAGTATTCAACTGGCCGAGAACATCAAAGACACGCCTGACCTGGGAATGCGTGTCGCTGGTTTTTACGACGACCGCCCCAGTGAACGTCTGCCGCAAATTCCCGCAAGCCTGGGGACATGCGTGGGGAACCTGCACGACCTGGTCGAAGCGGCCAAGCGTGGCGAAGTGCAGCGCATTTACATCACGTTCCCCATGCGTGCCGAGTCGCGTATTCGTAACGTGCTGAATCATTTAGGGGACACGACCGCTTCGGTTTATATTGTGCCCGACTTCTTCGTGTTCGAGATCCTGCACTCGCGCTGGTCCGACATTCGTGGCCTTCCGGTGGTCAGCGTTTATGAGAACCCGCTGCTAGGTGTCGATGGTGTCTTGAAGCGTGTCAGCGATATCGTCCTCGCTTCTCTGGCCCTGTTGGTGCTCGCGATCCCGATGGCGCTGGTTGCCCTGGCGGTGAAGCTGACCTCTAAGGGGCCAGTCTTCTTCCGGCAGCGACGCTACGGCCTGGACGGGCAAGAGATTCTGGTCTGGAAGTTCCGCAGCATGACCGTCTGCGAAGATGGCCCCAACGTCAAACAAGCTCAGAAGAACGACAGCCGACTAACCCCCATCGGCGGATTTCTGCGGAAGTCGTCGGTCGATGAATTGCCGCAGCTGTTCAATGTGCTCAGTGGAACGATGTCGCTGGTCGGCCCGCGGCCACATGCTTCGGCACACAACGAACAATACCGCAAGCTGATCCATCACTACATGCTGCGGCATAAGGTGAAGCCTGGCATCACCGGCCTGGCCCAGGTACGTGGCTGGCGGGGTGAAACCGATACCGTCGAAAAGATGGAACGCCGCGTGCAATGCGATCACGAATACATCCGCACCTGGAGCATCTGGCTCGACCTGCGAATCTTGTTCGAGACCGTCTGGGTCGTGCTAGGCAGAAAGAACGCGTACTAA
- a CDS encoding ThuA domain-containing protein, which translates to MKINILWLTLVALVVTPLSVVSADDTMLTYKGGDGPGKGKHIVMISGDEEYRSEEALPMLAGILSKHHGFDCTVLFSINPEDGTVDPNNQKNIPGIDKLKSADLCIIMTRFRNLPDADMQVIDDYLKAGKPIIGIRTATHAFNIPKDAKFHAYSFNNKGGFGKQVLGETWISHHGQHKGESTRGVINEAAKDNPILRGVDDVWGPTDVYGVRNLPEDATVLVYGSVLKGMKPEDKPVEGKKNDPMMPIVWTMPYQLEGGKQGTSVCSTFGSAIDYLNEDGRRIIVNAAFDLVGLEDKITPDLDVSIVGEYDPSFYGFNSFKKGLKPADFQGK; encoded by the coding sequence ATGAAAATCAATATTCTCTGGCTGACGCTAGTTGCCCTGGTGGTGACGCCACTGTCTGTGGTTTCCGCTGATGACACCATGCTTACGTACAAGGGGGGCGATGGTCCCGGCAAAGGGAAGCACATCGTGATGATTAGTGGCGACGAAGAGTATCGCTCGGAAGAAGCCCTGCCGATGCTGGCCGGTATCTTGTCGAAGCATCACGGCTTCGATTGTACCGTGCTATTTTCGATCAACCCCGAAGACGGTACGGTCGATCCAAACAACCAGAAGAACATCCCTGGCATCGACAAGCTGAAGTCGGCCGATCTGTGCATCATCATGACCCGCTTTCGCAACCTGCCGGATGCCGACATGCAGGTCATCGACGACTATCTGAAAGCCGGCAAGCCGATCATCGGTATCCGCACGGCGACCCATGCGTTCAACATTCCCAAGGACGCTAAGTTCCATGCTTATAGCTTCAACAATAAAGGGGGTTTCGGTAAGCAGGTTCTCGGCGAAACGTGGATCAGCCACCATGGTCAGCACAAAGGGGAAAGCACCCGCGGTGTGATTAACGAAGCAGCGAAAGACAATCCAATCCTTCGCGGTGTCGATGACGTGTGGGGACCGACCGACGTGTACGGCGTTCGCAATCTGCCGGAAGACGCCACCGTGCTGGTTTACGGTTCGGTGCTGAAAGGGATGAAACCGGAAGACAAGCCTGTCGAAGGCAAGAAGAACGATCCAATGATGCCCATCGTCTGGACGATGCCATATCAGCTGGAAGGTGGCAAGCAAGGGACATCGGTGTGCAGCACATTCGGCAGCGCGATCGACTATTTGAACGAAGACGGTCGCCGCATCATCGTCAACGCCGCGTTTGATCTGGTGGGTCTGGAAGACAAGATCACGCCAGATCTCGATGTCAGCATCGTGGGCGAATACGATCCAAGCTTCTACGGTTTCAACAGCTTCAAGAAGGGTTTGAAGCCAGCCGACTTCCAAGGGAAGTAG
- the tpx gene encoding thiol peroxidase: protein MSRPAAITFKGNPMTLVGEEVKVGQDAPDFKLHAFGPAGLTAITVADVKGKPTIMSVVPSLDTGVCQTQTKKFNEKLGDLGDKINALTISLDLPFAQNRFCGAEGIENIKQYSDYQDRSFGNNYGMLIDELKLLARGTFVLDKDGKVVYAETCKEVTEEPNYDAALAALNSAL from the coding sequence ATGAGCCGCCCCGCAGCGATTACGTTCAAAGGCAACCCAATGACCCTGGTCGGCGAAGAAGTGAAGGTTGGTCAGGACGCTCCTGACTTCAAGCTGCACGCCTTCGGTCCAGCCGGTTTGACGGCCATCACCGTCGCCGATGTCAAAGGCAAGCCTACCATCATGAGCGTTGTCCCTTCGCTGGACACCGGTGTTTGCCAAACGCAGACCAAGAAGTTCAACGAAAAACTGGGCGACCTGGGGGATAAGATCAACGCCCTGACGATCAGCCTGGACTTGCCGTTCGCTCAGAACCGTTTCTGCGGTGCTGAAGGGATCGAAAACATCAAGCAGTACAGCGACTACCAGGATCGTAGCTTCGGTAACAACTACGGCATGCTGATCGACGAGCTGAAACTGCTGGCCCGCGGCACGTTTGTGCTCGATAAGGATGGCAAGGTCGTCTATGCTGAAACGTGCAAGGAAGTGACCGAAGAACCTAACTACGATGCTGCCTTGGCGGCGTTGAATTCGGCCCTGTAA
- a CDS encoding Wzz/FepE/Etk N-terminal domain-containing protein — MSQLQLPPQVQQYTSLLCQQWKLWVPVAFGCFLLAATYSLVKPDQWQATQSVLLRDEAAGQLSGQGRFDSIDTMKAAQEMVVEVARNQAVLEATLKEVGRPAGSHSKGEWPALADVESLRKNVKVSPPNGAEFGTTEVLHLSVDADNRERAILLASTLCQQMDIALKNIRNRRADSVIAELENAELLAQQELARATEVLKAQETKVGSDLGELRSLNDAQSGDGNLRNAWNQIKQQIRDGEAELVKLDEQLNILKSAQNDPDNLIATPNQLLESQPSLRRLKDGLVDAQLRTSQLMGKMSKSHPQVQSAIAAEEEVRNKLKGELEIAVRGVQADLQLQRSRLNSINSQEAGVRERLDSLASIRAGYANLVADVDKCTLVLRTAHEQLADAKANKRASETSSLITRIDQPTTGEYPLGPGKTVIAGAGLLGGLILGVGLVVLLTPMPGSQGRRWTDRLWGRRSTDTSATPSAGDRRAVPRMAEQPPVNPDAPGRGRRATDQAPPATYPEVDRRGGSDRRGTAAPGDRRGQ; from the coding sequence TCAGCAGTACACCAGTCTCCTCTGCCAACAGTGGAAGCTATGGGTGCCGGTGGCGTTCGGCTGTTTTCTGTTGGCGGCAACTTACTCGCTGGTGAAGCCAGACCAGTGGCAAGCAACTCAGTCGGTCTTACTACGTGATGAAGCCGCCGGCCAACTGAGCGGTCAGGGGCGTTTCGATAGTATCGATACGATGAAAGCCGCTCAGGAAATGGTGGTGGAAGTGGCCCGCAATCAAGCGGTGCTGGAAGCCACGCTCAAAGAAGTCGGGCGTCCCGCTGGCAGCCACTCAAAGGGGGAATGGCCCGCGCTTGCCGATGTTGAGTCGCTGCGCAAGAACGTGAAGGTTAGCCCGCCCAACGGCGCGGAGTTTGGCACCACGGAAGTGCTGCATCTATCGGTCGACGCCGACAATCGCGAGCGAGCCATTCTGTTGGCATCGACGCTTTGCCAGCAGATGGACATCGCTTTGAAGAACATCCGTAACCGCCGCGCCGACAGCGTGATCGCGGAACTTGAAAACGCCGAGCTCTTGGCTCAGCAGGAATTGGCCCGAGCAACCGAAGTATTGAAGGCCCAGGAAACCAAGGTCGGCAGCGACCTGGGTGAACTGCGGAGCCTGAACGATGCCCAGTCGGGCGACGGTAATCTTCGCAATGCCTGGAACCAGATCAAGCAGCAGATTCGCGACGGCGAAGCCGAACTGGTCAAGCTGGACGAACAGCTCAACATCTTGAAGTCCGCCCAGAACGACCCTGACAACCTGATCGCCACCCCGAATCAGTTGCTCGAAAGCCAGCCATCGCTACGCCGTTTGAAGGACGGCCTGGTCGATGCGCAGCTTCGCACTTCGCAGTTGATGGGCAAGATGAGCAAGTCGCACCCACAAGTTCAATCGGCGATCGCGGCCGAGGAAGAAGTGCGTAACAAGCTAAAGGGAGAGCTGGAGATTGCCGTCCGTGGTGTTCAAGCGGATCTGCAGTTGCAGCGATCGCGTTTGAATTCGATCAACAGCCAGGAAGCAGGCGTTCGCGAGCGTCTCGATTCGCTGGCTTCCATTCGTGCCGGTTACGCCAACCTGGTTGCCGACGTTGATAAGTGTACCCTCGTCCTGCGAACAGCCCACGAACAACTAGCCGATGCCAAGGCCAACAAACGCGCTTCTGAAACTTCCAGCCTGATCACCCGCATCGATCAGCCAACCACCGGTGAATACCCGCTGGGCCCCGGCAAGACGGTTATCGCTGGCGCTGGCTTGCTGGGTGGCCTGATACTGGGTGTGGGATTGGTGGTTCTACTGACGCCCATGCCAGGGAGCCAAGGTCGTCGTTGGACCGATCGCCTGTGGGGTCGCCGCTCGACCGATACGTCTGCCACACCAAGTGCTGGCGATCGCCGAGCCGTTCCACGAATGGCCGAGCAGCCTCCGGTCAACCCGGATGCCCCAGGCCGCGGACGCCGCGCGACTGATCAAGCTCCGCCGGCAACCTATCCAGAAGTCGATCGTCGTGGTGGCTCAGACCGCCGCGGAACGGCCGCGCCCGGAGATCGGCGCGGCCAGTAG
- a CDS encoding PVC-type heme-binding CxxCH protein: protein MPGYRSLVLSLFLLLGIADILCADPPKVLDPRLQLELIAEQPDIVTPIGITFDQSGALLVIESHTHHRQPDYQGPPKDRIRRFADTNGDGKFDTWSTFYEGTEATMSILSAKDGSIYVATRMEVFRLLDTNGDHVADKREEIAHLETAGRYPHNGLAGLTIGPDGLLYFGLGENLGEPYALIGSDGTKLSGGGEGGTIYHCNLDGSDLQLMATGVWNPFGMIFDPTGRLYMVDNDPDSRPPCRLLHIVPGGDYGYQFRYGRTGVHPLQAWNGELPGTLPMVAATGEAPSGVIWYHGELWGTSWGDHRIETFRLGNNGASVQATFQTVVQGDHNFRPVDFAIAPDGSLYFTDWVDRSYPVHGKGRIWRLSWKQEPAISKALPLSTAEEEAAQLRKSPTLAALEYDDPFLHQAAVYGFATRGVDMPLEIWQELPTGAQRLGILEAYRWSCDTQQSETPWQLLRAALEDQDDRVRIYAMRWISDTQAQDFLPQLKERLKSHTPTVREFPVLLSTLSWLESGSVGGRNEILEQQTLANIIRDENQSAALRTLALKLIDPRSKQLSDETLQALSDFQDNDLARQALQVLYLRGGESGEKVATAIALDTTRDPQLRAMAIVGLSDHADVHQDTLKKLAADVNPIVSREAKRTLRTDTIADPIPAHQHEQWLAAIQGQADIEAGRRTFLSSKGGYCIRCHKYDGSGADVGPDLTYIGQRMTAQRLLESILQPSQEIAPMYVPKVLLTDDGRLHIGYPITDPSVNEKRLFVDTAGKRFELDPEAIEEERDSEKSIMPEGFQQVLSPEEMRDLVGFLMATSNAK, encoded by the coding sequence ATGCCAGGATATCGGTCCCTTGTACTGAGTCTGTTTTTATTACTGGGAATTGCGGATATTCTTTGCGCCGACCCACCGAAGGTGCTCGATCCACGTCTCCAGTTGGAACTGATCGCCGAACAGCCAGACATTGTCACACCGATCGGCATCACGTTCGACCAAAGTGGGGCGTTGCTGGTGATCGAGTCGCACACGCATCATCGTCAGCCTGACTACCAAGGCCCGCCGAAAGATCGCATCCGCCGCTTTGCCGATACCAACGGCGACGGCAAGTTCGATACGTGGAGCACCTTCTACGAAGGAACTGAGGCCACGATGAGCATCCTTTCCGCGAAGGATGGTTCGATCTACGTGGCCACGCGAATGGAAGTGTTTCGTCTGCTCGATACCAACGGAGATCATGTCGCCGACAAACGCGAAGAGATTGCCCACCTGGAAACGGCCGGACGTTACCCACACAACGGCCTGGCTGGTTTGACCATTGGACCTGATGGCCTGCTCTACTTTGGGCTGGGTGAAAACCTGGGCGAACCCTACGCCCTGATCGGCAGCGACGGCACCAAGCTTTCCGGCGGAGGCGAAGGGGGAACCATCTATCACTGCAATCTCGACGGCAGCGATCTGCAGTTGATGGCGACCGGTGTGTGGAATCCGTTCGGGATGATCTTCGATCCGACTGGCCGTCTGTATATGGTCGATAACGATCCTGACAGCCGCCCACCGTGCCGGCTGCTGCATATCGTACCGGGCGGTGACTATGGCTATCAGTTCCGTTACGGCCGAACGGGCGTACATCCACTGCAGGCTTGGAATGGGGAACTGCCTGGTACGCTGCCGATGGTGGCCGCGACCGGCGAAGCCCCTAGCGGCGTGATCTGGTATCACGGCGAACTATGGGGAACCAGTTGGGGCGATCATCGTATCGAGACCTTTCGCTTGGGCAATAATGGTGCCAGTGTCCAGGCCACGTTCCAAACGGTCGTGCAAGGGGATCACAACTTCCGCCCGGTCGATTTCGCGATCGCCCCGGACGGATCGCTTTACTTCACCGACTGGGTCGACCGCAGCTACCCGGTGCATGGCAAAGGGCGCATCTGGCGTTTGAGCTGGAAGCAGGAGCCTGCCATCAGCAAGGCATTACCCCTTTCGACCGCGGAAGAGGAAGCCGCCCAACTGCGAAAGTCCCCGACCCTGGCAGCCCTTGAGTACGACGATCCTTTCCTGCACCAGGCCGCCGTCTATGGTTTCGCCACGCGTGGCGTCGACATGCCACTGGAAATCTGGCAAGAGCTACCCACTGGTGCTCAGCGTCTCGGAATTCTGGAAGCGTATCGCTGGTCCTGCGATACCCAGCAGTCCGAGACCCCCTGGCAACTGCTTCGCGCGGCCCTGGAAGATCAGGACGATCGCGTTCGCATTTATGCCATGCGGTGGATCTCTGACACGCAGGCCCAAGATTTTCTACCACAGTTGAAAGAGCGGCTTAAGTCGCACACGCCGACCGTTCGCGAGTTTCCTGTTTTGCTGAGCACGCTCTCGTGGCTTGAATCTGGCAGCGTCGGTGGACGAAACGAGATCTTAGAGCAACAGACGCTGGCCAACATCATCCGCGACGAGAACCAATCGGCCGCATTGCGAACGTTGGCCCTCAAGCTGATCGATCCACGCAGCAAGCAGCTCTCCGACGAAACGCTTCAGGCATTGAGCGACTTCCAGGACAACGATTTGGCCCGTCAGGCACTGCAAGTACTGTATCTTCGCGGTGGCGAGTCGGGAGAGAAAGTGGCAACCGCTATCGCCTTGGATACTACGCGTGATCCACAACTTCGCGCGATGGCCATCGTCGGACTTTCCGATCATGCCGACGTGCATCAAGACACTCTCAAGAAGCTGGCAGCCGACGTCAACCCGATCGTTAGCCGTGAAGCTAAGCGAACGCTTCGCACCGACACGATCGCCGATCCGATCCCTGCCCATCAGCATGAGCAGTGGCTGGCAGCTATCCAAGGGCAAGCAGACATCGAGGCCGGTCGCCGTACGTTTCTTTCTTCCAAGGGAGGCTACTGCATTCGCTGCCACAAGTACGACGGAAGCGGGGCGGATGTCGGCCCCGACCTGACCTACATCGGCCAGCGAATGACGGCACAGCGGCTGTTGGAATCGATCTTACAGCCAAGCCAGGAGATCGCCCCGATGTATGTCCCCAAAGTGCTCTTAACGGACGATGGGCGGCTGCATATAGGCTACCCGATTACCGACCCCAGCGTGAACGAGAAGCGGCTGTTCGTCGATACGGCCGGCAAGCGTTTTGAACTCGATCCCGAAGCGATCGAAGAAGAACGCGACTCCGAGAAGTCGATCATGCCGGAAGGATTTCAGCAGGTACTCTCGCCTGAAGAGATGCGCGATCTAGTTGGGTTTCTGATGGCGACAAGTAACGCGAAGTAA